Genomic window (Megamonas funiformis):
TTACTTTCTAGCTCAGCTTTGATGATATCTGTAATATGATTATCTGTTATTACCATTTTTACACTATCTTTTAAATTTAAAGGAACAACGCTATGCTTAGAAAATTTTTCACTTTCAGTCAAAACGATTACTTGTTCTGCCTGAAGAGCCATATCACGCACAGCTTGAGCTCTCATTTGGTCTTTATTGGTAAAACCTATCTTTGAAGAATAGCCATCAGTGCCAATGAAAAAGAAATTTACAAAAAAATTCTCTGCACCTTGGCGAACCATAGGGCCTACCATGACTTGAGAATCAGGCTGATAAATTCCACCGAGGAGAATGATTTGAAAATTAGCTTTACCGCGAATATAGTCGGCAATAAATGCACTATTAGTGATGATGGTTAAATCTTTTTTAGACAAGGTTAAGTTTTCAGCTAAAAGAGCACAACAACTGCCATTTTCAATCATGATAGTATCGCCATCTTTTATGAGTTCGGTAGCTTTTTGAGCGATTTTGCGTTTTTCTTCATAATGATAAGCTATTCTGCCATTGATGTCATCGGTGCTACATAAAAGAGCAATACCATGTTCTCGTTTGATAATACCTTTATTTTCTAAAGCATCTAAATCTTTGCGGATAGTTACTTGAGAGACTTGTAATTTTTCTGCAAGTGCAGTTACTTCCATTTTATTTTCAGGTGAGAGTGTAAGCAATTCTAAGATTTTATTTGCTCTATTTTTCATTATAGACTCCAATCTTTAATAGAAATATTATCTATTAGTATAACACAAGCTTAAACGATTATAAAAATTAGAAAAAGGCATGGATATCATTATCTAAAAATATTTGCAAATACTCTTGTAAGTCTTCACAATGAAGTGCAGGTTGATTTTCATAAGCGTATTTTTTATTTAAAAGATAATATTTATTTTCGCCAAATTGATGAAATGGTAATAATTGACATTGATTACTACCTACATCATGTAAAACTTCACAAAATCTTTTAGCGTCTTCTAAAGAGTCGTTGAATTTTGGTATTACAGGAATTCTAGGAAGAACTTTCTTGCCAGTGGAGATGGCATATTTCATATTAGTTAAAATCAATTTATTATCTACGCCAGTACCTTCGAGATGTTTTTGGCTATTCCAGTGTTTTAAATCAAATAAAATATAATCTATATATTGTATGATGTGCTGAAATTTTTCAGGAGTGCAAAAGCCAGTCGTTTCACAGCATGTATGTAGATTTTTTTCTTTAGCTGCGATTAATAATTCTTTGGCAAATTGAGTTTGCATGAGAAATTCTCCGCCAGATAGAGTGATACCGCCATCACTTTCTTCATAAAAGACTTCATCTTGAAGCACTATATCTAAAACTTGTTGTACAGTTTTAATTTCTCCTTCACTTGTTAATGCTTTTTGCGGACATGTATTTATACATTGTTTGCATAGAGTGCATTTATTAGTATCGATAAAAATATTATCGTTTTTTAAGGAAATAGCTTTTTGTAGACAAATTTCTAAGCAATGATGGCAATGAAGGCATTTTTTCTTATCCCAGAGAATTTGGATTTTAGCTAGTTGACTTTCGGGATTAGCACACCATTTACAATGCAAAGGACAACCCTTGAAAAAAACTACAGTGCGGATACCAGGGCCATCATTTATACTGAATTTTTGAATATTAAAAATTACACCTGTTTGCATATAATTAGCTTTACGCATGATAACTTCCTCGCTTAATTTTACTTTATATAAATTATATCATTTTCTTTAATAAAAATAAATTACAAAACTTTCATTTGAAAGTAAATTTATTTATTAAGATAAAAAATATTGACATATAAGTTTAAATAAGTTATTTTAATTATAGATGAAATTGAAAATATTTACGAATTAAAATAATTTTTTATACTTGTTGGAGGTATTGATTATGGAAAATAAAGCATATTTTGGCTCATTAACTGATAGAATGAAAGCTTTTCGTGAGGAAGTTTTAGATGAAAAGCCATATATTGATGCTCAAAGAGCTGTATTAGCTACACAAGTATATAGAGAAAATCAAAATCAGCCACGTGTAATGGTAAGAGCACTCATGCTACAAAAAATTTTAGAAAACATGAGCATTTATATTGAAGATAAAACTTTGATTGTAGGTAATCAGGCTACAAAAAATAAAAATGCCCCAATTTTTCCAGAATATACTATGGAGTTTGTATTAAACGAATTAGACCTTTTTGAAAAAAGAGATGGTGATGTTTTTTATATCACAGAAGAAACAAAACAGCAATTGAGAGATATAGCTCCATTTTGGGAAAATAATAATCTTCGTGCTAGAGGAGAAGCTCTTTTACCAGAAGAAGTTAGCGTATTTATGGAAACTGGCGTCTTTGGCATGGAAGGAAAATTAAATGCAGGAGATGCCCATTTAGCTGTCAATTATGAAAAAATCTTAGCTTTTGGTTTAAAAGGCTATGAAGAAAGAGTAAAAGATTTAAAAGCAAAGCTTGACCTTACTGATCCAGATAGTATTGATAAAAATATATTTTATAAAGCTGTGTTAATCGTTATTGAAGCCGTTCATCAATTTGCACAACGTTATAGTAAATTAGCTCAAGAATTAGCCGATAAAGAAAAAGATAGTAAACGAAAAGCTGAATTATTAGAGATAAGCAGAATTTGTGCTAAAGTTCCATATGAACCAGCAACTTCTTTTTATGAAGCAGTGCAATCTGTATGGTTTATTCAATTGATTTTACAGATTGAATCCAATGGTCATTCCTTGAGTTATGGCAGATTTGACCAATATATGTATCCTTACTATATAAAAGATATTCAAGAAAAAGTCATCACCAAAGATGAAGCTTTAGAACTTTTGACTTGTTTATGGATAAAAACTTTAACTATTAATAAAGTGCGTTCCCAAGCTCATACTTTAAGTTCAGCAGGTTCACCAATGTATCAAAATGTTACTATCGGTGGGCAAACTCCAGACAAAAAAGATGCTGTTAATGAATTGAGTTTTGTGGTATTGCAATCTGTAGCGCAGACTAGACTTACACAGCCAAATTTAACAGTTCGTTATCATAAAAATATCAATAAAGCATTCTTTGATGATTGTATTGAAGTTATGAAATTAGGCTTTGGTATGCCTGCTTTAAATAATGATGAAATCATCATTCCATCTTTTATCAATTGGGGTGTAAAAGAAGAAGACGCTTATAATTATAGTGCTATTGGTTGTGTAGAAACTGCTGTTCCAGGAAAATGGGGCTATCGTTGTACTGGTATGTCTTATATAAATTTCCCAAGAGTACTTCTTTGTGCTATGAATGATGGTGTGGATTTAACTACAGGAAAACGCTTCACTAAAGGCTATGGCTATTTCAAAGATATGAAGAGCTATGAAGAATTATTATCTGCATGGGATAAAACTGTACGTGAAATGACTCGTTATAGTGTTATTGTCGAAAATGCTATTGATAAAGCTTCTGAGCGAGATGTGCCAGATATTTTATGTTCTGCACTTACTGATGATTGTATTGGTAGAGGAAAAACTATCAAAGAAGGCGGTGCAGTATATGATTTCATATCTGGACTTCAAGTCGGTATTGCCAATATGGCAGACTCTTTAGCTGCAATTAAAAAATTAGTTTTTGAAGAAAAGAAAATCACACCAATTCAACTTTGGAATGCTATTTTAGATGATTTCCAATCTGATGAAAATAAAAAAATTCAGGCAATGTTGATTGATGAAGTGCCAAAATATGGTAATGATATTGATTATGTAGATAATCTTGTAGTTGAAGCTTATGATTCTTATTTAGATGAAATCAAAAAATATCCAAATACTCGTTATCATAGAGGCCCAATCGGTGGTATTCGCTATGGTGGTACATCTTCAATCAGTGCCAATGTAGGTCAAGGTATGGGAACAATGGCGACACCTGATGGAAGAAATGCTTATGAACCACTTGCAGAAGGTTGTAGCCCTGCACATAATGCAGATAAAAATGGGCCAACAGCTGTATTTAAATCTGTTGCTAAATTGCCAACAGAAAAAATAACTGGTGGAGTGTTATTAAATCAAAAAATGACACCGCAAATGCTTTCTACAGAAGAAAATAAACAAAAATTAGAAATGTTAATTCGTGCTTTCTTCAATAGATTGCATGGATATCATGTTCAATATAATATCGTATCGAGAGAGACTTTGATTGATGCACAAAAATATCCAGAAAAACATAAAGATTTAATCGTACGCGTAGCAGGTTATAGTGCCTTTTTCAATGTTTTATCTAAGAAAACTCAAGATGATATCATCGGTAGAACTGAACAATGTTTATAATTTTAAATTGAATTTTTATTGAAATATATATAAGACTCAAATTAGTGTAAATGCTGATTTGAGTCTTTTTGTTTATAAATTTATAGATATAGAATTTTGATGATATAATAAATTTGCAGTTTAGATGATTAAATTTTATAATATAGTTTAATCTATATT
Coding sequences:
- a CDS encoding glycyl-radical enzyme activating protein is translated as MRKANYMQTGVIFNIQKFSINDGPGIRTVVFFKGCPLHCKWCANPESQLAKIQILWDKKKCLHCHHCLEICLQKAISLKNDNIFIDTNKCTLCKQCINTCPQKALTSEGEIKTVQQVLDIVLQDEVFYEESDGGITLSGGEFLMQTQFAKELLIAAKEKNLHTCCETTGFCTPEKFQHIIQYIDYILFDLKHWNSQKHLEGTGVDNKLILTNMKYAISTGKKVLPRIPVIPKFNDSLEDAKRFCEVLHDVGSNQCQLLPFHQFGENKYYLLNKKYAYENQPALHCEDLQEYLQIFLDNDIHAFF
- a CDS encoding DeoR/GlpR family DNA-binding transcription regulator produces the protein MKNRANKILELLTLSPENKMEVTALAEKLQVSQVTIRKDLDALENKGIIKREHGIALLCSTDDINGRIAYHYEEKRKIAQKATELIKDGDTIMIENGSCCALLAENLTLSKKDLTIITNSAFIADYIRGKANFQIILLGGIYQPDSQVMVGPMVRQGAENFFVNFFFIGTDGYSSKIGFTNKDQMRAQAVRDMALQAEQVIVLTESEKFSKHSVVPLNLKDSVKMVITDNHITDIIKAELESKHIQVIIS
- a CDS encoding glycyl radical protein, whose translation is MENKAYFGSLTDRMKAFREEVLDEKPYIDAQRAVLATQVYRENQNQPRVMVRALMLQKILENMSIYIEDKTLIVGNQATKNKNAPIFPEYTMEFVLNELDLFEKRDGDVFYITEETKQQLRDIAPFWENNNLRARGEALLPEEVSVFMETGVFGMEGKLNAGDAHLAVNYEKILAFGLKGYEERVKDLKAKLDLTDPDSIDKNIFYKAVLIVIEAVHQFAQRYSKLAQELADKEKDSKRKAELLEISRICAKVPYEPATSFYEAVQSVWFIQLILQIESNGHSLSYGRFDQYMYPYYIKDIQEKVITKDEALELLTCLWIKTLTINKVRSQAHTLSSAGSPMYQNVTIGGQTPDKKDAVNELSFVVLQSVAQTRLTQPNLTVRYHKNINKAFFDDCIEVMKLGFGMPALNNDEIIIPSFINWGVKEEDAYNYSAIGCVETAVPGKWGYRCTGMSYINFPRVLLCAMNDGVDLTTGKRFTKGYGYFKDMKSYEELLSAWDKTVREMTRYSVIVENAIDKASERDVPDILCSALTDDCIGRGKTIKEGGAVYDFISGLQVGIANMADSLAAIKKLVFEEKKITPIQLWNAILDDFQSDENKKIQAMLIDEVPKYGNDIDYVDNLVVEAYDSYLDEIKKYPNTRYHRGPIGGIRYGGTSSISANVGQGMGTMATPDGRNAYEPLAEGCSPAHNADKNGPTAVFKSVAKLPTEKITGGVLLNQKMTPQMLSTEENKQKLEMLIRAFFNRLHGYHVQYNIVSRETLIDAQKYPEKHKDLIVRVAGYSAFFNVLSKKTQDDIIGRTEQCL